Within Pygocentrus nattereri isolate fPygNat1 chromosome 17, fPygNat1.pri, whole genome shotgun sequence, the genomic segment CATAGAGTTCAAGATTGATTCTAGTGTTCCTGGACTGGTTATAGAATTCTAGGATAGGGCATAATCTGTAGCATTGGTCAGATGTTCTGGGATTGGCCATAGTGTTCCAGTATTGGTCAAAATATCACAGAATAAGTTGTAATCCTCAGGATTGATCATAGTATCCCAGAATTGAGTAGAGCATCTTGCTCCTTTGACTAAGCGGCAGGTCAGGTCAAAGAGAAGTTTTAGAGAAGTTTCGTCAACCTCTGAGATATTTGTTCTTCCACAATGACCTCACTGACCAAATCTTCTTCCACTtgctcctcctcatcctccttccGATCTTCTTCACGGTACAGCTGCAGCAGCATTAGTTCAATTCGGACAGAGGGCTCTTCTGGGACAGATCCTTTCTTTCAGCCCTTCCTTAATTGTGGATCTCAAACTCtgtttggggaagacccagtGGCCTTACCAGCCTTCAGCAACCATCCAAGGGGGTCTTATCTTCCTAACCAGAGTGACCCAGAAGGTTCCTTCCAAAGTTACTGCAGTGACCTAAGTGCTTTTGGGGGTTACAACAAGGACCAGGAATCGATCGGAAGCTACGGAAGTGAGAAAGAATCTTTTGGAGGTTACCAGGGAGATATGAAGTCCTGTGCTGGGGGTTACCAAGGTGACTGGAGTCATGGAGATGGCGTACAGGGTGAGAGCACAAACGATGCCGCTTCTGTCAGGTGGGAGGGAATTGTGTTTGAGAAGAGTGGGTAATGAATGTTATAGAGGGGGAAAACAGTGAGTCAGTACTTGTTATCCATCCACTCATCCATCCTTTTGGAACAAAGTTTAGTTTAATTAGTATTTcaatatattcaatatatatatataatattattataatccattttggtgttttccagtttttgacaattttaaagcacctgttgctctttatgttgtatgtaaatttcagaatgaatggacaaatagaaatgatccaatatGACTCGGAAAAAagtggttccattgactaacaataaaaagtaaagtaggttttttccttctcctgtaaagttaccattttgaagatataggattttcttctgacatcagTGATATATTGGATTATACTTCTGTGGTTTGTTACCATTGTTTCTCCAGCAAGAGAAAGCTGCTATATTGAAGCTAGTTGTTCTCAAATGTACAGTTGCTCACAACCCTCAGGGACTTCATGCTGGTGCTGTCTAGGCAAGATTGCAATAACAGTTTCCAACCAAAAGAGAGATCAAACCTTGCctaaatgtattaataaatgCTCAAAAAATTGAAAGCCAAAATTGAACTGTAATAATACAGCATATCATAAATAAAAGAGTAAGCAAAAGCATCATCCTACAAGCATGTGCAAGCAGAAAATCATCTACCAGTTCTGCTCCATGCTGTTGGAGTTTATTTTGCACCACCAtgcacaacttagtaaggcatggagattagatcctaatgcatggccacgacttaggtGTGAGGACCTTATGCATCGgtacgacttagtaaggcattgggatgagatcctaatgcatggtcaCAGTTTAGTATGGTGTTgggatgagatcctaatgcatgccCACGACTTGTAAAATGTAgggatgagatcctaatgcatggccacgacttggtAAGATGTGgggatgagatcctaatgcattgTCACAAATTAGTAAGGCATTGGTaggagatcctaatgcatggccacgacttaggtGTGTGGACGAGATCCTAATGCCTGGTCACAACTTGGTTAGGCATAGGGATGAGATCCTAACGCATTGTCACGACTTGGTAAGGCGTGGAGACgcgatcctaatgcatggccacaacttagtaagtcatggcaatgagataattaagccttggccacagcttaataaggcataaTGTCGCTCCCATGCTTTAATACATTGTGGACACAACtcaattatcttgttcccacaccttactaagttatggccatgcattaggatcttgttcccatgcgtTAATCCGCCCTGGacacaaattatttttatttacacaggatgtcaccagcagggctccatgtCTTTCATATATGGACTCTACAGTCagta encodes:
- the hspb12 gene encoding uncharacterized protein hspb12, with protein sequence MTSLTKSSSTCSSSSSFRSSSRYSCSSISSIRTEGSSGTDPFFQPFLNCGSQTLFGEDPVALPAFSNHPRGSYLPNQSDPEGSFQSYCSDLSAFGGYNKDQESIGSYGSEKESFGGYQGDMKSCAGGYQGDWSHGDGVQASSGRPASVGVVQAVGDLYYLSVNVSQFEPHDVVVMAYNHSVVVHAEKVGDDGTIRDKFTHKSLLPEDMDPLSVSGTLTPEGTLVISVRRSSRPPTSVTSAFHSESHL